A single genomic interval of Nonomuraea rubra harbors:
- a CDS encoding helix-turn-helix domain-containing protein, with translation MLCAACATTVDDGWNASHLCPACHAISGAPLPSLTSAGSPIWLWTSPSASPALASGNLAVIIKAYRRTARITQSALATALGYDTTYISMLENGRRAITDVPTLRRVAQYMGLPPHVLGVTDPTDADFISMIKFGESTIRLASIARESGHSAEAINELWPLVWRLEARLADGHADRAAAQLLGQARAMLGVALGDVLPEESLASAARWTGRALLIAHRLDDVALLTRALRVHGNELRKIGKKPAAAARLQRASDIAPPSERGAVLIPLARTLAELGNAEYFDTTITDLQRFVDSHHGTPLVNPFVVREVHLRGLLATGRLQDATRLAGADTPDAAGVAPQWQTIERVTVAEVFRANGDEAAASHALLQSIATAESTRLPHQIQRAMRAARGALPEVEEAGAAALQRLYLTLPTA, from the coding sequence ATGCTGTGCGCCGCGTGCGCAACCACCGTCGATGACGGATGGAACGCCTCCCATCTGTGCCCAGCGTGTCACGCCATCAGCGGCGCACCACTGCCCAGCCTCACCTCCGCAGGCTCACCGATCTGGCTGTGGACATCTCCGTCCGCAAGCCCCGCGCTCGCCTCCGGCAACCTGGCAGTGATCATCAAAGCGTACCGACGCACCGCCCGAATCACCCAGTCCGCCCTTGCCACGGCGCTGGGCTACGACACGACCTACATCTCGATGCTCGAGAACGGGCGGCGAGCCATCACGGACGTGCCCACCCTTCGACGGGTGGCCCAATACATGGGCCTACCCCCACACGTTCTCGGCGTGACCGACCCCACGGATGCCGACTTCATCTCCATGATCAAGTTCGGCGAATCCACCATCCGCCTGGCCTCCATCGCTCGCGAGTCAGGACACAGCGCCGAGGCCATCAACGAACTGTGGCCCCTCGTCTGGCGTCTCGAAGCACGACTCGCCGACGGGCACGCCGACCGTGCCGCCGCACAACTCCTCGGACAAGCCCGCGCCATGCTAGGTGTCGCCCTCGGCGACGTCCTTCCCGAGGAAAGCCTCGCCTCCGCCGCGCGCTGGACCGGCCGCGCCCTCCTCATCGCCCACCGCCTCGACGACGTAGCCCTTCTCACCCGCGCTCTACGCGTTCACGGCAACGAACTACGCAAGATTGGAAAGAAGCCGGCAGCCGCTGCTCGTCTCCAACGAGCCTCCGACATCGCGCCACCCTCCGAACGTGGTGCAGTCCTCATCCCCCTGGCTCGTACGCTCGCCGAACTCGGCAACGCCGAGTACTTCGACACCACGATCACCGACCTGCAACGCTTCGTGGACTCTCACCACGGCACACCGCTGGTCAACCCCTTCGTGGTGCGAGAGGTACACCTCCGGGGCTTGCTCGCCACAGGCCGTCTCCAGGACGCGACACGTCTCGCAGGAGCGGACACACCAGATGCGGCTGGTGTCGCGCCGCAATGGCAGACGATCGAACGCGTCACGGTCGCCGAGGTCTTCCGCGCCAACGGCGACGAGGCCGCAGCCTCCCACGCACTTCTGCAGTCGATCGCGACCGCGGAGAGCACACGGCTACCTCATCAGATCCAACGCGCCATGCGAGCCGCACGAGGAGCCCTGCCAGAAGTCGAGGAGGCCGGCGCAGCAGCTCTCCAACGCCTGTACCTCACGTTGCCAACGGCCTAA
- a CDS encoding NUDIX hydrolase, protein MNYRPHTFPVSVKGVIVRDGKVLLLRNERDEWELPGGKLELGEDPPARLEREISEETGWDAQIGPILDSWQYHIRDGVDVLIVTYGATVTTDKPPVVSHEHKQVGLFAEHEVENLRMPQGYKRSIADWFSRLRDPVR, encoded by the coding sequence ATGAATTACCGCCCCCACACCTTTCCCGTGTCGGTGAAGGGCGTGATCGTCCGCGATGGCAAGGTGCTGCTGCTGCGCAACGAACGCGACGAATGGGAACTGCCCGGCGGCAAACTGGAGCTCGGCGAAGACCCGCCGGCCCGCCTTGAGCGCGAGATCAGCGAGGAAACTGGCTGGGATGCGCAGATCGGGCCGATCCTGGACTCCTGGCAGTACCACATCCGCGACGGCGTCGACGTGCTGATCGTGACGTACGGCGCGACCGTAACCACCGACAAGCCGCCCGTGGTTAGCCACGAGCACAAACAGGTCGGCTTGTTCGCCGAGCATGAGGTAGAGAACCTGCGGATGCCGCAAGGCTACAAGCGGTCGATCGCCGACTGGTTCTCCAGGCTGCGTGATCCAGTGAGGTAG
- a CDS encoding DUF433 domain-containing protein gives MYSTVLAAALSGASVGQLRYWRRQPPVFAPEYQTPHKVLYSYRDVVALRSITYLRQKDVTSLQDIRKSIKNLRAMGKIEHLSEYKLVRSGNTIVLVDGDEAIDLLRAPGNAMLADLVDIFGEFDGRMGRVLPFQQPVPGVVVDPEVLSGFPVVKGTRIGYDQVASLMDDDVPAEEISRFFPSVGAEAALAAQQFADYVRRFDVQDQVG, from the coding sequence ATGTACAGCACCGTGCTCGCGGCTGCGCTCTCTGGCGCCTCCGTGGGGCAGTTGAGGTACTGGCGGCGTCAGCCCCCAGTGTTCGCGCCCGAGTATCAGACACCTCACAAGGTCCTCTACTCGTACAGAGATGTTGTGGCGCTCCGATCGATCACTTATCTGCGGCAGAAGGACGTTACGTCGCTGCAGGACATCCGGAAGTCGATCAAGAACTTGAGAGCCATGGGCAAGATCGAGCACCTGTCTGAGTACAAGCTCGTTCGTAGCGGCAACACCATCGTCCTCGTAGACGGGGACGAAGCCATCGACCTCCTGCGAGCGCCGGGCAACGCGATGCTGGCAGACCTGGTGGACATCTTCGGAGAGTTCGACGGCCGAATGGGCCGCGTCCTGCCATTCCAACAGCCCGTGCCCGGTGTAGTAGTCGACCCCGAGGTCCTTTCCGGCTTCCCTGTGGTCAAGGGCACCAGGATTGGCTACGACCAGGTCGCCAGCCTCATGGACGATGATGTGCCCGCTGAGGAAATCTCGCGGTTCTTCCCATCCGTCGGCGCTGAGGCGGCCCTCGCTGCGCAACAGTTCGCGGACTACGTCCGCAGATTCGATGTTCAGGACCAGGTTGGCTGA
- a CDS encoding DUF5615 family PIN-like protein, producing MKILLDENVPEPLAEPLSWLLVRKHEMTHVNAQWKGIKDRQLYDKAKRKGYDVVISNDSQQLLDPDICRAIQRSGRHVVFIETSSGGLRSLAAAAGAIIHSIRGIINELEQADGQRIVVVPPLRAEPRYTTFDPRRQAPSSIWPRKQHGDHKPSRGERSGE from the coding sequence ATGAAGATCCTCCTCGATGAAAACGTTCCGGAGCCACTCGCGGAGCCGTTGTCATGGCTGCTGGTGCGCAAGCACGAGATGACCCACGTCAACGCGCAGTGGAAGGGCATCAAAGATCGGCAGCTGTACGACAAAGCAAAACGCAAGGGCTATGACGTCGTCATCTCGAACGACAGTCAGCAACTTCTCGACCCCGACATCTGCCGCGCCATCCAGCGCTCGGGACGACACGTTGTCTTCATTGAGACGAGCAGCGGGGGGTTACGCTCGCTGGCGGCGGCCGCTGGCGCGATCATCCACAGTATCCGAGGGATCATCAACGAGCTGGAGCAGGCCGATGGTCAGCGGATCGTTGTCGTGCCGCCTCTACGCGCCGAGCCGAGGTACACGACTTTCGACCCACGACGCCAAGCCCCGTCGTCGATCTGGCCACGCAAACAGCATGGCGACCATAAGCCCTCTCGCGGCGAACGCTCCGGTGAGTGA